A single genomic interval of Drosophila virilis strain 15010-1051.87 chromosome 2, Dvir_AGI_RSII-ME, whole genome shotgun sequence harbors:
- the Xe7 gene encoding A-kinase anchor protein 17A isoform X1, whose product MINIQTIENVADCTPLYLPHSLYLKPLAKMQISVALPEKIKTGKSVSNLEIMDKLSAELKPDKFLVLKVSKSTVNYIRFEAELDERKRLRLAIERLDGVALRLSGFSDAFRVRCTETKDEFPTRHDWDSYFRDARNMDEMKAGERPDTIHITHLPIRWFCARHAENDEHVKPSESIFKRIFEKFGRVRTVDIPICDPYRKSMQSDISGMRTFSFEQDVLFEAYVQFEEYSSFVRAMDEFRSTKLVRKFVDKTQAININVNFDKQKHLSDSHVQRRERMRKRCIAKAQAEDEERERERKKQAELEDRERQKQEQLKLAELEKQREREEKRKEKHLKKIQERGQVEISQKIRIEERKLMIAQRKLESIRILEQVFERIQLKQKRKSHSAQHDEAKDVQRGRLVEKYKSATEKLVCDQRKLVQEIKSNTPLMGLLKSKSKKSSGTAAASSEEEGTIGNKGHKVNGRIVDASVPAAVAAQTASANANVVLNPFKAVTAALAAGAVPGTAAAAAYNAEAASEWMQSLSMFGYGMPTVFPGAALYRAPGPPPFPVSSNYRGFAPRPRGRGRGRGMRGSRIGYDSHSSSYYNPKHYDGDRYDEGDGDDDYYHKSSRGRNRSRSSSYSRSRSRSRGRRLICRSRRSHSRSRSRSNYRKSSYSSRSRRSHSRSHSRSRSKTPAQRKNRKLASTRRSRSSSYSRSRSRSHTHSKRSNSRRERRSHSRSRSRSRSNSSKRIVLEADKLVASAEHIQRTIEQHTKDRMREEVREIKQTFRHQRKSDQTDADAHTADPDTNRSTAEEEIEADDERKRHGSSKRSSRRNSIAA is encoded by the exons ATGATCAACATTCAGACTATAGAAAATGTTGCGGACTGCACGCCGCTGTATCTGCCGCACAGTTTGTACCTCAAGCCGTtggcaaaaatgcaaatatcagTTGCATTGCCCGAAAAAATCAAAACCGGAAAATCCGTTTCCAACCTAGAGATAATGGATAAACTCAGTGCAGAACTCAAGCCGGATAAATTTTTGGTGCTTAAG GTCTCCAAGAGCACCGTTAACTACATACGTTTCGAGGCGGAGCTGGACGAGCGCAAGCGCTTACGTTTGGCCATTGAGCGCTTGGACGGCGTTGCCTTGCGCTTGTCTGGCTTCAGTGACGCCTTTCGTGTGCGCTGCACCGAGACTAAGGATGAGTTTCCCACCCGCCACGACTGGGACTCATATTTTCGGGATGCCCGCAACATGGACGAGATGAAGGCGGGCGAGCGACCGGACACTATACATATCACGCACCTGCCCATACGCTGGTTCTGTGCGCGCCATGCCGAAAACGACGAGCATGTGAAACCCAGCGAGAGCATCTTCAAACGCATCTTCGAGAAGTTCGGGCGCGTGCGTACAGTTGATATACCCATCTGCGATCCGTATAGAAAGAGCATGCAGTCGGATATCAGCGGCATGAGAACGTTTAGCTTTGAGCAGGATGTGCTCTTTGAAGC CTATGTGCAATTCGAGGAATACTCGAGCTTTGTGCGTGCGATGGACGAGTTCAGGAGCACCAAGTTGGTGCGCAAGTTTGTGGACAAGACACAGGCCATCAACATTAACGTCAACTTTGACAAACAGAAGCATCTGAGTGATTCGCACGTACAGCGGCGCGAGCGCATGCGGAAACGCTGCATTGCTAAGGCTCAGGCTGAGGATGAAGAGCGCGAGCGCGAAAGAAAGAAACAAGCGGAGCTGGAGGATCGCGAAAG GCAAAAGCAAGAACAATTGAAATTAGCCGAGTTGGAGAAACAGCGAGAGCGTGAAGAGAAGCGAAAGGAGAAGCATCTGAAAAAGATACAGGAGCGCGGCCAAGTGGAGATCTCGCAAAAGATACGCATCGAGGAGCGCAAACTGATGATAGCGCAGCGAAAGCTAGAGAGCATACGCATCCTGGAGCAGGTATTCGAGCGGATACAG CTTAAACAAAAGCGAAAATCGCATAGTGCCCAACATGATGAGGCGAAAGATGTGCAGCGCGGTCGGCTGGTGGAAAAGTACAAGAGTGCCACGGAGAAACTAGTCTGTGATCAGCGCAAGCTTGTCCAGGAGATCAAAAGCAATACTCCGCTCATGGGCCTGCTCAAGAGCAAGTCTAAGAAGAGCAGCGGCACCGCCGCAGCCAGCAGCGAGGAAGAAGGCACGATTGGTAACAAAGGACATAAGGTCAATGGCAGGATTGTGGACGCCAGTGTACCTGCAGCAGTAGCTGCTCAGACGGCCAGTGCCAATGCGAATGTGGTACTCAATCCGTTCAAGGCTGTAACGGCTGCTTTGGCCGCGGGCGCTGTACCGGGCacagctgcggctgcagcgTATAATGCGGAGGCAGCCAGCGAATGGATGCAATCGCTTTCCATGTTTGGCTACGGCATGCCGACCGTATTTCCCGGGGCAGCACTATATCGTGCACCCGGTCCACCGCCGTTTCCCGTGTCTAGCAATTATCGCGGCTTTGCGCCGCGTCCGCGCGGCCGCGGACGAGGTCGCGGCATGCGGGGCAGTCGAATTGGCTACGACTCTCACTCCTCCTCCTACTATAATCCCAAGCACTACGATGGCGATCGCTATGACGAAGGCGATGGCGACGATGACTACTACCATAAGTCCTCGCGCGGCAG AAATCGTTCACGGTCCAGCTCCTATTcgcgcagtcgcagtcgttCGCGTGGACGTCG TCTAATTTGTCGTTCCAGGCGTTCACATTCacgcagccgcagtcgctcCAATTACCGCAAGTCCTCTTACTCATCGCGCTCCAG ACGCAGCCACAGTCGTTCACATTCGCGCAGTCGCAGCAAAACGCCGGCGCAGCGCAAGAATCGCAAATTGGCATCAACTCGACGTTCACGCTCCAGCAGCTACTCACGTTCCCGTTCCCGatcccacacacactcgaagCGCTCCAATTCGCGCCGTGAGCGTCGCAGTCATAGCCGtagtcgcagccgcagccgcagcaattCATCGAAACGCATCGTTCTTGAGGCTGACAAGCTAGTGGCCTCCGCGGAGCACATACAGCGAACCATTGAGCAGCACACCAAGGATCGCATGCGAGAGGAGGTGCGCGAGATAAAACAGACGTTTCGGCATCAGCGCAAGAGCGACCAAACAGATGCGGATGCTCATACCGCCGATCCAGATACCAACCGGTCAACAGCGGAAGAGGAGATAGAGGCAGACGATGAACGTAAAAGACATGGCAGTAGCAAGCGAAGCAGTCGACGCAATTCTATAGCCGCATAG
- the Xe7 gene encoding A-kinase anchor protein 17A isoform X2, with protein MINIQTIENVADCTPLYLPHSLYLKPLAKMQISVALPEKIKTGKSVSNLEIMDKLSAELKPDKFLVLKVSKSTVNYIRFEAELDERKRLRLAIERLDGVALRLSGFSDAFRVRCTETKDEFPTRHDWDSYFRDARNMDEMKAGERPDTIHITHLPIRWFCARHAENDEHVKPSESIFKRIFEKFGRVRTVDIPICDPYRKSMQSDISGMRTFSFEQDVLFEAYVQFEEYSSFVRAMDEFRSTKLVRKFVDKTQAININVNFDKQKHLSDSHVQRRERMRKRCIAKAQAEDEERERERKKQAELEDRERQKQEQLKLAELEKQREREEKRKEKHLKKIQERGQVEISQKIRIEERKLMIAQRKLESIRILEQVFERIQLKQKRKSHSAQHDEAKDVQRGRLVEKYKSATEKLVCDQRKLVQEIKSNTPLMGLLKSKSKKSSGTAAASSEEEGTIGNKGHKVNGRIVDASVPAAVAAQTASANANVVLNPFKAVTAALAAGAVPGTAAAAAYNAEAASEWMQSLSMFGYGMPTVFPGAALYRAPGPPPFPVSSNYRGFAPRPRGRGRGRGMRGSRIGYDSHSSSYYNPKHYDGDRYDEGDGDDDYYHKSSRGRNRSRSSSYSRSRSRSRGRRRSHSRSRSRSNYRKSSYSSRSRRSHSRSHSRSRSKTPAQRKNRKLASTRRSRSSSYSRSRSRSHTHSKRSNSRRERRSHSRSRSRSRSNSSKRIVLEADKLVASAEHIQRTIEQHTKDRMREEVREIKQTFRHQRKSDQTDADAHTADPDTNRSTAEEEIEADDERKRHGSSKRSSRRNSIAA; from the exons ATGATCAACATTCAGACTATAGAAAATGTTGCGGACTGCACGCCGCTGTATCTGCCGCACAGTTTGTACCTCAAGCCGTtggcaaaaatgcaaatatcagTTGCATTGCCCGAAAAAATCAAAACCGGAAAATCCGTTTCCAACCTAGAGATAATGGATAAACTCAGTGCAGAACTCAAGCCGGATAAATTTTTGGTGCTTAAG GTCTCCAAGAGCACCGTTAACTACATACGTTTCGAGGCGGAGCTGGACGAGCGCAAGCGCTTACGTTTGGCCATTGAGCGCTTGGACGGCGTTGCCTTGCGCTTGTCTGGCTTCAGTGACGCCTTTCGTGTGCGCTGCACCGAGACTAAGGATGAGTTTCCCACCCGCCACGACTGGGACTCATATTTTCGGGATGCCCGCAACATGGACGAGATGAAGGCGGGCGAGCGACCGGACACTATACATATCACGCACCTGCCCATACGCTGGTTCTGTGCGCGCCATGCCGAAAACGACGAGCATGTGAAACCCAGCGAGAGCATCTTCAAACGCATCTTCGAGAAGTTCGGGCGCGTGCGTACAGTTGATATACCCATCTGCGATCCGTATAGAAAGAGCATGCAGTCGGATATCAGCGGCATGAGAACGTTTAGCTTTGAGCAGGATGTGCTCTTTGAAGC CTATGTGCAATTCGAGGAATACTCGAGCTTTGTGCGTGCGATGGACGAGTTCAGGAGCACCAAGTTGGTGCGCAAGTTTGTGGACAAGACACAGGCCATCAACATTAACGTCAACTTTGACAAACAGAAGCATCTGAGTGATTCGCACGTACAGCGGCGCGAGCGCATGCGGAAACGCTGCATTGCTAAGGCTCAGGCTGAGGATGAAGAGCGCGAGCGCGAAAGAAAGAAACAAGCGGAGCTGGAGGATCGCGAAAG GCAAAAGCAAGAACAATTGAAATTAGCCGAGTTGGAGAAACAGCGAGAGCGTGAAGAGAAGCGAAAGGAGAAGCATCTGAAAAAGATACAGGAGCGCGGCCAAGTGGAGATCTCGCAAAAGATACGCATCGAGGAGCGCAAACTGATGATAGCGCAGCGAAAGCTAGAGAGCATACGCATCCTGGAGCAGGTATTCGAGCGGATACAG CTTAAACAAAAGCGAAAATCGCATAGTGCCCAACATGATGAGGCGAAAGATGTGCAGCGCGGTCGGCTGGTGGAAAAGTACAAGAGTGCCACGGAGAAACTAGTCTGTGATCAGCGCAAGCTTGTCCAGGAGATCAAAAGCAATACTCCGCTCATGGGCCTGCTCAAGAGCAAGTCTAAGAAGAGCAGCGGCACCGCCGCAGCCAGCAGCGAGGAAGAAGGCACGATTGGTAACAAAGGACATAAGGTCAATGGCAGGATTGTGGACGCCAGTGTACCTGCAGCAGTAGCTGCTCAGACGGCCAGTGCCAATGCGAATGTGGTACTCAATCCGTTCAAGGCTGTAACGGCTGCTTTGGCCGCGGGCGCTGTACCGGGCacagctgcggctgcagcgTATAATGCGGAGGCAGCCAGCGAATGGATGCAATCGCTTTCCATGTTTGGCTACGGCATGCCGACCGTATTTCCCGGGGCAGCACTATATCGTGCACCCGGTCCACCGCCGTTTCCCGTGTCTAGCAATTATCGCGGCTTTGCGCCGCGTCCGCGCGGCCGCGGACGAGGTCGCGGCATGCGGGGCAGTCGAATTGGCTACGACTCTCACTCCTCCTCCTACTATAATCCCAAGCACTACGATGGCGATCGCTATGACGAAGGCGATGGCGACGATGACTACTACCATAAGTCCTCGCGCGGCAG AAATCGTTCACGGTCCAGCTCCTATTcgcgcagtcgcagtcgttCGCGTGGACGTCG GCGTTCACATTCacgcagccgcagtcgctcCAATTACCGCAAGTCCTCTTACTCATCGCGCTCCAG ACGCAGCCACAGTCGTTCACATTCGCGCAGTCGCAGCAAAACGCCGGCGCAGCGCAAGAATCGCAAATTGGCATCAACTCGACGTTCACGCTCCAGCAGCTACTCACGTTCCCGTTCCCGatcccacacacactcgaagCGCTCCAATTCGCGCCGTGAGCGTCGCAGTCATAGCCGtagtcgcagccgcagccgcagcaattCATCGAAACGCATCGTTCTTGAGGCTGACAAGCTAGTGGCCTCCGCGGAGCACATACAGCGAACCATTGAGCAGCACACCAAGGATCGCATGCGAGAGGAGGTGCGCGAGATAAAACAGACGTTTCGGCATCAGCGCAAGAGCGACCAAACAGATGCGGATGCTCATACCGCCGATCCAGATACCAACCGGTCAACAGCGGAAGAGGAGATAGAGGCAGACGATGAACGTAAAAGACATGGCAGTAGCAAGCGAAGCAGTCGACGCAATTCTATAGCCGCATAG
- the Xe7 gene encoding A-kinase anchor protein 17A isoform X4: MINIQTIENVADCTPLYLPHSLYLKPLAKMQISVALPEKIKTGKSVSNLEIMDKLSAELKPDKFLVLKVSKSTVNYIRFEAELDERKRLRLAIERLDGVALRLSGFSDAFRVRCTETKDEFPTRHDWDSYFRDARNMDEMKAGERPDTIHITHLPIRWFCARHAENDEHVKPSESIFKRIFEKFGRVRTVDIPICDPYRKSMQSDISGMRTFSFEQDVLFEAYVQFEEYSSFVRAMDEFRSTKLVRKFVDKTQAININVNFDKQKHLSDSHVQRRERMRKRCIAKAQAEDEERERERKKQAELEDRERFDLNHVCVRSKNKTKQKHAQNCTKFTGKSKNN; the protein is encoded by the exons ATGATCAACATTCAGACTATAGAAAATGTTGCGGACTGCACGCCGCTGTATCTGCCGCACAGTTTGTACCTCAAGCCGTtggcaaaaatgcaaatatcagTTGCATTGCCCGAAAAAATCAAAACCGGAAAATCCGTTTCCAACCTAGAGATAATGGATAAACTCAGTGCAGAACTCAAGCCGGATAAATTTTTGGTGCTTAAG GTCTCCAAGAGCACCGTTAACTACATACGTTTCGAGGCGGAGCTGGACGAGCGCAAGCGCTTACGTTTGGCCATTGAGCGCTTGGACGGCGTTGCCTTGCGCTTGTCTGGCTTCAGTGACGCCTTTCGTGTGCGCTGCACCGAGACTAAGGATGAGTTTCCCACCCGCCACGACTGGGACTCATATTTTCGGGATGCCCGCAACATGGACGAGATGAAGGCGGGCGAGCGACCGGACACTATACATATCACGCACCTGCCCATACGCTGGTTCTGTGCGCGCCATGCCGAAAACGACGAGCATGTGAAACCCAGCGAGAGCATCTTCAAACGCATCTTCGAGAAGTTCGGGCGCGTGCGTACAGTTGATATACCCATCTGCGATCCGTATAGAAAGAGCATGCAGTCGGATATCAGCGGCATGAGAACGTTTAGCTTTGAGCAGGATGTGCTCTTTGAAGC CTATGTGCAATTCGAGGAATACTCGAGCTTTGTGCGTGCGATGGACGAGTTCAGGAGCACCAAGTTGGTGCGCAAGTTTGTGGACAAGACACAGGCCATCAACATTAACGTCAACTTTGACAAACAGAAGCATCTGAGTGATTCGCACGTACAGCGGCGCGAGCGCATGCGGAAACGCTGCATTGCTAAGGCTCAGGCTGAGGATGAAGAGCGCGAGCGCGAAAGAAAGAAACAAGCGGAGCTGGAGGATCGCGAAAGGTTTGACTTAAATCATGTTTGTGTACGCAG caaaaacaaaacaaaacaaaaacatgcgcaaaattgcacaaaatttACAGGCAAAAGCAAGAACAATTGA
- the Xe7 gene encoding A-kinase anchor protein 17A isoform X3, with product MQISVALPEKIKTGKSVSNLEIMDKLSAELKPDKFLVLKVSKSTVNYIRFEAELDERKRLRLAIERLDGVALRLSGFSDAFRVRCTETKDEFPTRHDWDSYFRDARNMDEMKAGERPDTIHITHLPIRWFCARHAENDEHVKPSESIFKRIFEKFGRVRTVDIPICDPYRKSMQSDISGMRTFSFEQDVLFEAYVQFEEYSSFVRAMDEFRSTKLVRKFVDKTQAININVNFDKQKHLSDSHVQRRERMRKRCIAKAQAEDEERERERKKQAELEDRERQKQEQLKLAELEKQREREEKRKEKHLKKIQERGQVEISQKIRIEERKLMIAQRKLESIRILEQVFERIQLKQKRKSHSAQHDEAKDVQRGRLVEKYKSATEKLVCDQRKLVQEIKSNTPLMGLLKSKSKKSSGTAAASSEEEGTIGNKGHKVNGRIVDASVPAAVAAQTASANANVVLNPFKAVTAALAAGAVPGTAAAAAYNAEAASEWMQSLSMFGYGMPTVFPGAALYRAPGPPPFPVSSNYRGFAPRPRGRGRGRGMRGSRIGYDSHSSSYYNPKHYDGDRYDEGDGDDDYYHKSSRGRNRSRSSSYSRSRSRSRGRRLICRSRRSHSRSRSRSNYRKSSYSSRSRRSHSRSHSRSRSKTPAQRKNRKLASTRRSRSSSYSRSRSRSHTHSKRSNSRRERRSHSRSRSRSRSNSSKRIVLEADKLVASAEHIQRTIEQHTKDRMREEVREIKQTFRHQRKSDQTDADAHTADPDTNRSTAEEEIEADDERKRHGSSKRSSRRNSIAA from the exons atgcaaatatcagTTGCATTGCCCGAAAAAATCAAAACCGGAAAATCCGTTTCCAACCTAGAGATAATGGATAAACTCAGTGCAGAACTCAAGCCGGATAAATTTTTGGTGCTTAAG GTCTCCAAGAGCACCGTTAACTACATACGTTTCGAGGCGGAGCTGGACGAGCGCAAGCGCTTACGTTTGGCCATTGAGCGCTTGGACGGCGTTGCCTTGCGCTTGTCTGGCTTCAGTGACGCCTTTCGTGTGCGCTGCACCGAGACTAAGGATGAGTTTCCCACCCGCCACGACTGGGACTCATATTTTCGGGATGCCCGCAACATGGACGAGATGAAGGCGGGCGAGCGACCGGACACTATACATATCACGCACCTGCCCATACGCTGGTTCTGTGCGCGCCATGCCGAAAACGACGAGCATGTGAAACCCAGCGAGAGCATCTTCAAACGCATCTTCGAGAAGTTCGGGCGCGTGCGTACAGTTGATATACCCATCTGCGATCCGTATAGAAAGAGCATGCAGTCGGATATCAGCGGCATGAGAACGTTTAGCTTTGAGCAGGATGTGCTCTTTGAAGC CTATGTGCAATTCGAGGAATACTCGAGCTTTGTGCGTGCGATGGACGAGTTCAGGAGCACCAAGTTGGTGCGCAAGTTTGTGGACAAGACACAGGCCATCAACATTAACGTCAACTTTGACAAACAGAAGCATCTGAGTGATTCGCACGTACAGCGGCGCGAGCGCATGCGGAAACGCTGCATTGCTAAGGCTCAGGCTGAGGATGAAGAGCGCGAGCGCGAAAGAAAGAAACAAGCGGAGCTGGAGGATCGCGAAAG GCAAAAGCAAGAACAATTGAAATTAGCCGAGTTGGAGAAACAGCGAGAGCGTGAAGAGAAGCGAAAGGAGAAGCATCTGAAAAAGATACAGGAGCGCGGCCAAGTGGAGATCTCGCAAAAGATACGCATCGAGGAGCGCAAACTGATGATAGCGCAGCGAAAGCTAGAGAGCATACGCATCCTGGAGCAGGTATTCGAGCGGATACAG CTTAAACAAAAGCGAAAATCGCATAGTGCCCAACATGATGAGGCGAAAGATGTGCAGCGCGGTCGGCTGGTGGAAAAGTACAAGAGTGCCACGGAGAAACTAGTCTGTGATCAGCGCAAGCTTGTCCAGGAGATCAAAAGCAATACTCCGCTCATGGGCCTGCTCAAGAGCAAGTCTAAGAAGAGCAGCGGCACCGCCGCAGCCAGCAGCGAGGAAGAAGGCACGATTGGTAACAAAGGACATAAGGTCAATGGCAGGATTGTGGACGCCAGTGTACCTGCAGCAGTAGCTGCTCAGACGGCCAGTGCCAATGCGAATGTGGTACTCAATCCGTTCAAGGCTGTAACGGCTGCTTTGGCCGCGGGCGCTGTACCGGGCacagctgcggctgcagcgTATAATGCGGAGGCAGCCAGCGAATGGATGCAATCGCTTTCCATGTTTGGCTACGGCATGCCGACCGTATTTCCCGGGGCAGCACTATATCGTGCACCCGGTCCACCGCCGTTTCCCGTGTCTAGCAATTATCGCGGCTTTGCGCCGCGTCCGCGCGGCCGCGGACGAGGTCGCGGCATGCGGGGCAGTCGAATTGGCTACGACTCTCACTCCTCCTCCTACTATAATCCCAAGCACTACGATGGCGATCGCTATGACGAAGGCGATGGCGACGATGACTACTACCATAAGTCCTCGCGCGGCAG AAATCGTTCACGGTCCAGCTCCTATTcgcgcagtcgcagtcgttCGCGTGGACGTCG TCTAATTTGTCGTTCCAGGCGTTCACATTCacgcagccgcagtcgctcCAATTACCGCAAGTCCTCTTACTCATCGCGCTCCAG ACGCAGCCACAGTCGTTCACATTCGCGCAGTCGCAGCAAAACGCCGGCGCAGCGCAAGAATCGCAAATTGGCATCAACTCGACGTTCACGCTCCAGCAGCTACTCACGTTCCCGTTCCCGatcccacacacactcgaagCGCTCCAATTCGCGCCGTGAGCGTCGCAGTCATAGCCGtagtcgcagccgcagccgcagcaattCATCGAAACGCATCGTTCTTGAGGCTGACAAGCTAGTGGCCTCCGCGGAGCACATACAGCGAACCATTGAGCAGCACACCAAGGATCGCATGCGAGAGGAGGTGCGCGAGATAAAACAGACGTTTCGGCATCAGCGCAAGAGCGACCAAACAGATGCGGATGCTCATACCGCCGATCCAGATACCAACCGGTCAACAGCGGAAGAGGAGATAGAGGCAGACGATGAACGTAAAAGACATGGCAGTAGCAAGCGAAGCAGTCGACGCAATTCTATAGCCGCATAG
- the Wdr33 gene encoding pre-mRNA 3' end processing protein WDR33, which yields MDLSQPPPQLLTAPSALATNFTSMPPPSMGGQHYRHYHPHHGAGKQGYNHFKPFMPGGFQRPFGMSQDDFDGKRLRKSVMRKTVDYNASIIKALEARLWQRDYRDRLALQPDSIYVPQMLPPSSSLDNPANAITTRFVKTATNKMRCPIFTLAWTPEGRRLVTGASSGEFTLWNGLTFNFETILQAHDIAVRTMVWSHNDSWMVTGDHGGYVKYWQSNMNNVKMYQAHKEAIRGISFSPTDSKFVSGSDDGTLRIWDFMRCQEERVLRGHGADVKCVHWHPQKAMIVSGSKDNQQPIKIWDPKSGIALATLHAHKSTVMDLKWNDNGNWLVTASRDHLLKLFDIRNLREEVQVFRGHKKEASSVSWHPIHEGLFCSGGSDGSILFWNVGTDKEIGCVETAHDSIVWTLAWHPLGHILCSGSNDHTIKFWTRNRPGDLMRDKYNLNTLPASLAALDECEYDDAVIPGMGPEDKVEFTESLTADKGFIPGLDLDAGSRAANDRDREKKVPYSKPIPRNFQVQWAGPRRADDPSVLSIHDELAARESKDSSNGLTHQQISENTLEGILASGMLNGLDPQTIVGVFVYGRFIRVHPDSRLMGAIRQGAEYLNKYIDSGKLEELRDVVPVRERERERSRSLSPTVETAQARSEVSPPLKKSRFEPRQHNAQLVCVRELLLLKKPFLPSLLTVKAQQPKTEFIDEPSSYGSGSPMDQSTREETNRPNPWASNAPWSNYGNGNGSGSANQNGYNNNGGDSFNDRDREQFQKSSNSSNNNNNNNSSGQQRRRRGNNGGSGGGGGGGGGRNRGRNNNRRF from the exons ATGGACCTATCTCAGCCGCCGCCACAGCTGTTGACGGCGCCATCGGCGCTGGCAACGAATTTCACATCGATGCCGCCGCCGTCAATGGGCGGCCAGCACTACAGACACTACCACCCTCATCATGGAGCCGGCAAGCAGGGCTATAATCACTTCAAGCCCTTCATGCCTGGTGGGTTTCAACGTCCCTTTGGCATGTCCCAGGATGACTTCGATGGCAAGCGGCTGCGCAAGAGCGTCATGCGTAAAACGGTTGACTATAATGCATCCATTATCAAGGCGCTGGAG GCTCGCCTCTGGCAGCGCGACTATAGGGATCGATTAGCACTGCAGCCGGACAGCATTTATGTGCCACAGATGCTACCACCCTCCAGCTCTCTGGATAATCCGGCAAATGCGATAACGACACGTTTCGTCAAAACGGCCACAAACAAAATGCGTTGTCCAATCTTTACGCTTGCCTGGACGCCAGAGGGCAGACGTTTGGTAACGGGCGCCAGCTCCGGCGAGTTTACGCTTTGGAATGGCCTCACCTTTAACTTCGAGACTATTCTGCAG GCCCACGACATTGCCGTACGCACGATGGTGTGGTCGCATAATGACAGCTGGATGGTAACGGGCGATCATGGCGGCTATGTGAAGTATTGGCAATCGAACATGAATAACGTGAAGATGTATCAGGCGCACAAGGAGGCGATTAGGGGAATAAG TTTTAGTCCTACGGATAGCAAATTTGTCAGCGGTAGCGACGATGGAACTCTTCGCATTTGGGACTTTATGCGCTGCCAGGAGGAGCGAGTGTTGCGCG GTCACGGCGCGGATGTCAAATGCGTGCATTGGCATCCACAGAAGGCGATGATCGTCAGCGGCAGCAAGGACAACCAGCAGCCCATTAAAATCTGGGATCCAAAGAGTGGCATTGCGCTGGCCACGCT CCATGCCCACAAATCGACTGTTATGGATCTCAAATGGAACGACAATGGCAATTGGCTGGTTACAGCCTCGCGTGACCATCTGCTCAAACTGTTTGACATTCGTAATCTGCGCGAAGAGGTGCAAGTTTTTCGCGGTCACAAGAAGGAGGCCAGCTCTGTGTCTTGGCATCCCATACACGAAGGCCTATTCTGCTCTGGCGGCTCGGATGGTTCCATACTCTTTTGGAACGTGGG aACGGACAAGGAAATTGGTTGTGTTGAGACGGCGCACGACAGCATAGTGTGGACACTCGCCTGGCATCCGCTAGGCCACATTCTGTGCTCAGGCTCTAATGATCACACTATCAAATTCTGGACACGCAACCGACCTGGAGATCTGATGCGTGACAAGTACAATTTGAATACACTTCCTGCCAGCTTAGCTGCCCTAGATGAGTGCGAATATG ATGATGCCGTGATACCTGGTATGGGACCCGAGGATAAGGTGGAGTTTACTGAAAGCCTAACGGCGGACAAGGGCTTCATACCGGGCCTGGATCTGGATGCCGGCAGCAGGGCGGCTAACGATCGCGATCGCGAGAAGAAAGTGCCCTACAGCAAGCCCATACCACGCAATTTCCAGGTGCAATGGGCAGGACCGCGTCGAGCCGACGACCCGAGCGTGCTTAGTATACACGACGAGCTGGCGGCGCGTGAGTCCAAAGACTCAAGTAACGGCCTAACCCACCAGCAAATCAGCGAAAACACGCTCGAAGGCATCCTAGCCAGCGGCATGCTGAACGGCCTTGACCCCCAGACGATCGTTGGGGTCTTTGTCTATGGGCGCTTCATACGCGTGCATCCAGACTCGCGACTAATGGGCGCCATTCGGCAGGGCGCCGAGTACCTGAATAAGTACATTGATTCTGGCAAATTGGAGGAGTTGCGTGATGTCGTACCCGTGCGAGAGCGAGAACGAGAGCGTTCCAGATCTCTTTCGCCGACCGTGGAGACGGCGCAGGCACGCAGTGAGGTATCGCCGCCGCTCAAAAAATCACGATTTGAGCCGCGCCAGCATAATGCCCAactggtgtgtgtgcgtgagctCCTGCTGCTAAAGAAGCCTTTCCTGCCGTCGCTGCTGACCGTCAAGGCGCAACAGCCGAAGACGGAATTCATCGACGAGCCCTCAAGCTACGGCAGCGGTTCACCCATGGACCAGTCCACGCGCGAGGAAACGAATCGACCTAATCCCTGGGCCTCCAATGCACCCTGGTCAAACTATGGCAATGGAAATGGAAGCGGCTCTGCCAATCAGAATGGCTATAACAACAATGGAGGTGACAGCTTCAATGACCGGGATCGGGAACAGTTCCAAAAGAGtagtaacagcagcaacaacaacaacaacaacaacagcagtggGCAGCAACGCCGAAGACGGGGCAACAACGGTGGCTCTGGCGGTGGAGGGGGAGGCGGCGGTGGGCGAAATCGGGgccgaaacaacaacagacggTTTTAG